In the genome of Gemmatimonadales bacterium, one region contains:
- a CDS encoding aldehyde dehydrogenase family protein — protein MTKPLSHFIAGASVGSTGTDLLLDLNPSNEQDVVAEVPVGTAADAAAAVAAASAALPAWRSLTGPARAEYLHKWAAAIQARAEEIAQAMAREVGKPIGEARGEVGRCIVILRYYASDAVRAIGEVVPAQAAGALQFTLREPLGVVALITPWNFPVAIPLWKAAPALAFGNTVVLKPSEQSPVMALLLAETAQAAGLPAGVFNVLLGTGAGVGEPLLRAPQVRGISFTGSAAVGARVAAIAAERNVRYQTEMGGKNVVIVMPDADLDLAAKLTAAGAMRFAGQKCTATSRAVVFPEVESAFLEKVREQVEGFTIGPVTDAACAIGPVINAGSRQRIWDALGATRAEVVCGGVEVTGVVFKQGFFVTPTVVRGVDPGAPLAQEELFGPVLAVSSANTLDDALTIANNSRYGLSASLFTRDIGAALQYIHRIDVGLVRINGDTTGVDPHAPFGGMKGSSSGSREQGSAAREFYTETKTVQVNPV, from the coding sequence ATGACAAAACCCCTCTCTCATTTCATTGCCGGGGCCTCTGTCGGCTCTACCGGCACCGACCTGCTCCTCGACCTCAACCCATCGAATGAGCAGGACGTGGTGGCCGAAGTCCCGGTCGGTACCGCGGCCGACGCGGCGGCGGCCGTGGCGGCGGCCAGCGCGGCCCTCCCTGCCTGGCGGAGCCTGACAGGTCCGGCGCGCGCCGAGTACCTGCACAAGTGGGCCGCGGCCATCCAGGCCCGCGCCGAGGAGATTGCCCAGGCCATGGCGCGCGAGGTTGGCAAGCCAATCGGCGAGGCACGCGGTGAGGTGGGCCGCTGTATCGTGATCCTCCGGTACTACGCCAGCGACGCCGTGCGCGCCATCGGCGAGGTGGTCCCCGCGCAGGCGGCCGGCGCGTTGCAGTTCACGCTGCGTGAACCCCTGGGCGTGGTCGCCCTGATTACGCCGTGGAACTTTCCGGTGGCGATTCCACTCTGGAAGGCGGCCCCGGCGCTGGCGTTCGGCAACACCGTGGTGCTCAAACCCTCCGAACAGTCGCCGGTCATGGCCCTCCTCCTCGCGGAAACGGCGCAGGCCGCCGGCTTGCCGGCCGGTGTATTCAACGTGCTGCTCGGCACCGGGGCCGGGGTCGGCGAGCCGTTGCTCCGTGCCCCGCAGGTCCGGGGCATCAGCTTCACCGGCTCGGCCGCCGTCGGCGCCAGGGTGGCAGCGATTGCGGCCGAGCGCAACGTCCGGTACCAGACTGAGATGGGGGGCAAGAACGTCGTCATCGTGATGCCCGACGCCGACCTCGACCTGGCCGCGAAGCTGACCGCCGCCGGCGCCATGCGCTTCGCCGGGCAGAAGTGCACCGCCACCAGCCGGGCAGTCGTCTTCCCGGAAGTCGAGAGCGCCTTTCTCGAGAAGGTGCGGGAGCAGGTCGAGGGGTTCACCATCGGGCCGGTGACCGATGCAGCCTGCGCGATCGGTCCTGTCATCAACGCCGGCTCCCGGCAGCGGATCTGGGACGCGCTCGGCGCCACCAGGGCGGAGGTGGTGTGCGGCGGGGTCGAAGTCACCGGGGTCGTATTCAAGCAGGGGTTCTTCGTGACGCCGACCGTCGTGCGGGGGGTCGATCCGGGGGCTCCGCTGGCCCAGGAAGAGCTCTTCGGCCCGGTCCTCGCCGTCTCGAGCGCAAACACCCTGGACGATGCCCTCACCATTGCCAACAATTCGCGCTATGGGCTGAGTGCCTCGCTCTTCACGCGGGACATTGGAGCCGCGCTCCAGTACATCCACCGGATTGATGTCGGGCTGGTCCGAATCAACGGCGACACCACCGGTGTGGACCCGCATGCACCGTTCGGCGGGATGAAGGGCTCCAGTTCCGGCAGCCGGGAGCAGGGATCTGCCGCCCGCGAGTTCTACACCGAAACCAAGACGGTCCAGGTCAACCCGGTATGA